The DNA sequence AATCTCCGACTTCCAAGTAACTTAAATTCGCAAATGTGTTGCAAGTAGTTAACATTTCTCAATATCTGCCAGAAATAACGCATTTGTTAAAAACATAAGTTACTTCCAATTATAATGCCGCAAAGTGGCATAGTGAGCTGTTAAGGAAAAATGTTTATTTTATTTGCTCGCTAACCCCGCCGCAAGCAGCGGGGAATGATGTGCTCGCTATTCAGTTCAAAGCTCTTAAGCCGGCTATTGAGGATAAATTACCTTCTTTTCCCAACCCTGTCAATGGTTTTGATAGGCACATGCCGGTACAAGTATTGCCAGGTGATGGAGCTTGTGATTTTACTTTACCAGTTTTTAAAACGGGTCTTTTTTCCAAACTTTTTTTATGGTATAGGGAAATACTTTGTAACAGAATTAAAAGAAAATCAGGAGAGGAGAACAAGTAGATGAGAAGAAAGGTTTCTGTTATCGGATCTGGTTTTGTCGGTACCATGGTTGCTCAGAGAATAGCAGAGAAGAATCTGGCAGATGTTGTCATTGTTGATATTATAGAAGGGCTTCCTCAGGGTAAGGCCCTTGATATCTCACAATCAGCATCGCTTGAAGGGATTGATGTTAAAATAACAGGCACAAATGACTTTTCTGAGATAAAAAATTCTCGGATTATTGTGGTTACAGCAGGGCTTGCCCGAACACCCGGAATGACCCGCGAGGAACTGGCCGGAAAAAACGGAAATATCATAAAATCGGTAACGGAGCAGATAAAAGAACATGCTCCCGAATGCATTATTATTGTGGTTACAAATCCGCTTGATGTCATGACCCAGCTTGCCTGGAAGGTTTCAGGATTTCCTGCACGGAGGGTCGTTGGCATGGGGGGAATTCTCGACACGGCGAGATATAAGTTATTTCTGGCCGAGGAGCTGAATGTGTCAATAAGAGATATTCAGGCCCTTGTGCTGGGAGGTCATGGGGATGCAATGGTGCCGGTTGAAAAATATACAACACTAAACGGCATTCCAATCAGCGGGCTTATAAAACCCGAAAGGCTGCAGGCCATTATTGAAAGAACAAAAAACGGCGGGGCCGAGATCATCAAGCTCCTGAAAACTGGCAGTGCCTGGCATGCCCCCTCTTCTTCCGTCATAGTGATGGTGGAAGCGATACTTATGGACAGCAAGAGAATGCTTCCCGCAGCGGTCTATCTCGAAGGTGAGTACGGTATAGATGGTATTTATATTGGTGCCCCGATAACGTTGGGTGCAGCGGGTGTAGAGGAAATACATGAAATAGACCTTCCTGACGATGAATTGGCCGCCCTCAGCCTGTCAGCGGATGTTGTAAAGAAAACATTTGAAAGTTTGAATGTTCTATGAGCTCTAAACTGGATGAAGACATCTTTACCCTGGTTGAAAAACCGAGCAGGTATATCGGGGGAGAGGTAAATTCTGCGAAGAAAAATAAATCGGAGTGCAGACTGAGTTTTGCGCTTGCATTTCCGGATACCTATGAGGTGGGAATGTCTCACCTCGGTTTGCAGATACTCTATTCTATACTGAACAGCGTCCCGGAGATTTCTGCAGAGAGAGTTTACGCCCCCTGGCCGGACATGGAATTCCAGATGAGGAAAAACAATATCATGCTCTCCTCTCTTGAATCACGTGCTCCCTTGAAGAATTTCGATATCGTCGGATTTTCCCTTCAGTATGAACTGTCCTACACAAACGTTCTGAACATGCTGGAGCTTGGGGGTATCCCGATATATGCCAGGGACAGGAAAAAGGAAACCCCTCTGGTCATTGCGGGAGGACCATGTACCTTTAATCCCGCGCCGGTCACCGACTTTTTTGATGCCTTTGTCATCGGGGAGGGAGAAGAGGTGGTCATCGAAATCTCCCGCGCTGTGATTAAAGGTAAGAAAAGAAGGTACAGCAGGGAACAGCTTCTCGAGTCGATAGCCCAAATTAAAGGGGTTTACATCCCCGCCATACATACTAATGGGGAAAGAGTAAAAAAGAGGATTGTACCCGATATTAACCAATGGCTAGTGCCCTTGAGACCGGTGGTTCCTTTAATGAATACGATTCACGACCGTGTTACCCTGGAGATAGCGAGGGGTTGTACCCGTGGCTGTCGATTCTGTCAGGCGGGGATGGTCTGGCGACCTGTCAGGGAGAGGACACCGGAAGTTCTGGGAAAGATGGCAGATGAGATGCTCTGTTCAACAGGGCACAACGAATTATCACTCCTGTCGCTGAGCTCCGGCGATTATTCTATGATCGAATATCTCCTTCCCGAATTGATGAACCGTTATTATGATAAAAGAGTGGCTTTGGCTCTCCCGTCGATGAGGGTGGAGACCCTTACCCGGGAATTGATCGATGAGATAAAGCGGGTCAGAAAAACGAGCTTTACCTTAGCGCCGGAGGCAGGGACGCAGAGACTGCGAAACGTGATAAACAAGGGCAATACTGCAGAGAACCTTCTTACCACCACGAGAAATGTCTTTGGTGCGGGCTGGAGATCAATGAAGTTGTATTTTATGCTGGGGCTTCCCGGTGAAAGGAAGGAAGACTTAAAGGGTATAGCTGACCTCGCATACCAGGTACTTCGAGAGGGGGAAAACAGACGACAGGTTACAGTGAGCCTTTCCACTTTTGTACCAAAACCACACACACCGTTTCAGTGGTGCAGGCAGATAAGTCTGGAAGAGATACTGGAAAGGCAGGAGTTCCTTAAAAAGGCTATTCGGAACAGAAATATAAAGATAAAATGGCATGACGGACGGATGAGCCTCCTTGAGGGAGTCTTTTCGAGGGGAGACGAAAAGCTGGGGACCTTGTTGGAAAATGCCTTCCGCCTTGGATGCCGCTTCGACGGCTGGAGCGACCAGTTTAAGTTTGATCTGTGGGAAGAGGCCATGAGGGAGACAGGCATCAGAGTCGAGGATTACCTGCGGGAACGGCACATTACAGAGAGACTTCCCTGGGATCGAATAGACTGCGGTATAAGCAGGGATTTTTTGACGAAAGAACTCCAGAAATCACTGGGAGAAGAATTGACGGCAGACTGCCGTTTCGGGGCATGCCATCAGTGCGGTATCTGTGACCATCATACAATAAGAAACATTATAGCGAAGGACGATGCCGGCACCGTCGGAAAGCAAGAAGTAGGGCCGGCAAAAGAGAAATCCCCCAGGCAGCCAGAGAGATTGAGGATTAAATTTGCCAAGGAGGGAGTCTCCCGCCTTCTGTCCCATCTTGAGGTTTCCTCTGCGCTTAGCAGAGGAATAAAGAGAGGCGGCCTTTCCTTCATATATTCGAAAGGTTTTCATCCTCATCCAAAGATGTCCTTTACGTTTGCTACATCGGTAGGAATGGAAAGTCTGGGCGAGTATGTTGATATTCAGGTTGAAAGTCCGGGAGAAAATATTAAAAATGTCGTTCAAAATATAAATTCCTTCCTCCCTTCCGGGTTAAGAATTCTTAATGTCAGAGAAATACCGCCGGATACCGATTCATTGTCCAAGGTTATAAAGGGGTTCAAATATGAGGTTGTTCTTCCCGAGAAAATCCCTTTGGAAAAGGGGAGATTGTTAGATGAAAAGATAGAAACCTTCTTTAAGTCGGATGAGTTTATTATATTACGGGAAAAGAAAAGAAAGCAGACGAGAAGAAACATACGTCCCATAGTCAACACACTTTTTTTCGACAGGGAAGACAGCAGGATCAAAATGTCGCTGCTGTTCGGAAAAGACGGGGGAGTTAAACCATCTGAAATACTCGTAGAGGTTCTTGGCATGGGCAGCGATTTAGCAAAGATGGCACGGACAATAAAGACTGACACCATCTTTCATGACAGTTCACAGGATATTTCCGAAAAACGGCATTTACAGGCAGCCGGTTAATTGCGAAGTGCAACTGTAATGGTCAGCATGTAGCTAAATCCCAACGACGCGCACTTCCCATTTTTTTTAGTTCAACTAATTCGGAATATATTACGAAATTATATGAATGTCAGGAAGGAAATATCGAAGAAGGTGACGATAAAATCGGCAAGAAGCCCAAAATTATGCTTGACAAATAACTGCTTGTGGGGAGATTATGCAAAATTGTACTGTATTTCCACAAGAACGAACAGAAACAGGCATGGTGTTTGAACACTTAAGTAATATTTAAGGGGGAAACCGTTTTTATAGCGTAAAGAAATCCCTGCAGTATATTTTCTTTTTGATCGTGGGTTCATTGTCACTTTTCTACAGTGATATATATTATGAGTCAGCAATCCTTTTTAAATCTTACTTATGATAACATTTCTTTTAAATTAATTCGAGAGACAAAAAAGTCTTGACAAATTGTATTTTATAATATTATCTTACAAATTTCATGTTTGTTGGTCTGTCGTTTGGGAGATCGCTGGCGTAGCTCAACAGGTAGAGCAGCTGATTTGTAATCAGCAGGTCGCGGGTTCGAGTCCCATCGCCAGCTCCAGGGAGGGGTTCCCGAGCGGCCAAAGGGAGCAGACTGTAAATCTGCCGGCGGAGCCTACGGAGGTTCGAATCCTCCCCCCTCCACCATAAAGCGGGAGTAGCTCAGTGGCTAGAGCATCAGCCTTCCAAGCTGAGGGTCGCGGGTTCGAATCCCGTTTCCCGCTCCATTTTATTTATAAAAATGATTGTCTGGTTTGTAGGGTAACAATTTGAGAGCTTTGCAAAACTGCAATTCTGGTCATTGCGAGGAGCTTTAGCGACGCGGCAATCTTATGAATTATCAATATGTTATGAGATTGCTTCGCTTCGCTCGCAATGACAATATTGGTATTATGCAAAGCTCTCAATTTGTGAGGGATGAGCAGGTATTCTGAAGGTTGGAGAATTTGTCTGATAGCCGATGCTGATCTGTACTTAGAGCTATTGTAAATTGCTTTTTAAATTTATTAATTTTGCCCACGTAGCTCAGTCGGTAGAGCACATCCTTGGTAAGGATGAGGTCACCAGTTCAATCCTGGTCGTGGGCTCCATTTTAGAGAGAGTTGGCTTGTAATGAGAAATATAATTACGTTGGCTTGTACGGAATGCAAGCAAAGAAATTATACAACAACGAAGAACAAGAGAACGATGCAGGATCGTCTTGAGTTAAAAAAATATTGTAAATTTTGCCGGGTCCACACTGTTCACAGGGAAACGAAGTAGTTAACATGGGTTGCATCTTAGCAGAGAAACCGTTGTGTAAATCTTTTTTCGCTTTACCTGAAATGTTTTTTAATGATTCTAAGGCTTGGACAACATCCTGTTTTAAGGTAAACCCCATATACGGGTACGGGCCAGTAGCTCTAATTGGATAGAGCGCCGGACTCCAAATCCGGATGCTGGGGGTTCGAGTCCCTCCTGGCCTGCCATTTTTATTGTTACTGAAATGAATTCAGAATAAGTATCAATGAATAGAATACAAAAAATAAGACAGTTTTTGAAAGAGGCAAAGGTTGAGCTTAAAAAGGTTGTATGGCCGACACCAAAGCAGGCTTTCGCCTCCACGTCTATCGTCGTTATCCTCACTTTCATTGTGTCTATCTTTCTCGGCATCGTGGATTTTGGGCTTACTAAAATATTGAAATTATTCATGGGTTAAATATATGGCCTTTAAATGGTATGTCATTCACACATATTCGGGGTTTGAAAACAAGGTGAAGCTTTCCATGCAGGAGAGAATAGAAACTGCTGGTATGCAGAAGTATTTCTCTGATATTCTTGTGCCTGAAGAGGACGTCGTCGAACTGGTTAGCGGGAACAAAAAAACCTCCAAAAGGAAATTTTTCCCCTGTTATATACTTGTGAGAATGGAGATGAACGATGAAGCCTGGCATATAGTGAATAATACTCCTAAAGTTACAGGATTTGTCGGAAGTAAAGATAAGCCGACTCCGATACCGGATGAAGATGTTGAATTACTGAAGACCAGGATAGATGAAGGAACCTTGAAACCGAAACCCAAATATGAGTTTGAAGTTGGAGATCAGGTCAGAATTATAGACGGTCCATTTACGAACTTTGACGGGATGGTTGACGAGGTTAAACCAGAGAAGGGGAAATTAAGAGTTATTGTTAGTATTTTTGGTAGGTCAACGCCTGTGGAATTAGATTTCATACAGGTTGCCCAGAATTAAAGTGCCTAAAATGCCTAAAGTGAGCTAAAGTGCCTAAAGTTAAAAAATGTTGTCCATAACTTTAGTTCACTTTAGGCACTTTGCACTTCAAACTTGAAATTAGGGTGATCATAATGGCAAAAAAGGTTATAGCAAGCATAAAACTTCAAATTCAGGCGGGGAAAGCTTCTCCGTCACCACCTATAGGGCCGGCCCTGGGTCAACATGGAGTAAATATTATGGAGTTCTGCAAGGCATATAATGCCATGACGCAGAACCAGGAAGGAATGGTTATACCCGCACTAATAACTGTATATGCTGATAGATCCTTTACATTCGTTACCAAAACGCCGCCGACTTCTGTTCTTCTCAAGCAGGCAGCCAAAATAGCGAAGGGGTCCGGAGATCCAAAAAGAGAAAAGGTAGGGACAGTAACAGCCAAACAGGTGAAGGAGATTGCCGAGTTAAAATATAATGACCTGAATGCCCTGGATATGTCGGGAGCTGAAAAAATTGTGAAGGGAACGGCAAGATCAATGGGAATTGAAATTGCAGAATAGAAGAGGTTGAACGACAATGCCTAAGGAAGGTAAAAGTTTTTTAAAAGCTAAAGAGAGGGTTGAATCTGGAAAGAAATATGTTCTGAAGGAAGCTTTGGAACTGCTTGTGAGCACCTCGAGGGTAAAGTTTGATGAAACTGTCGATGTAGCTATCAGGTTAGGTGTGAATCCAAGGCATGCCGATCAGATGGTTAGAGGAAGCGTGGTTCTTCCTAACGGCTTGGGGAAGTCTGTAAGAGTGTTGGTTTTTGCAAAGGGTGACAAAGAAAAGGAAGCTCTTGATGCAGGAGCTGATATTGTTGGCTCTGATGACATAATTGAAAAAATAAAAGGGGGTTGGTTTGAGTTTGACAGAGTTGTTGCTACACCTGATATGATGGGTAGTGTGGGAAAACTTGGGAAACTCCTAGGCCCGCGTGGGTTGATGCCGAATCCGAAAGTTGGTACAGTAACCTTTGATGTAGGAACAGTTGTAAAAGAACTCAAGGCGGGCAAGATTGAGTTCAGAGTAGAAAAAGCAGGAATTGTGCATAGTCCAGTAGGAAAGGTTTCTTTTGGGGTAGATAAATTATTGGAAAACATTTTAACATTAGCAGAAACTATCGTGAAACTGAAACCGGCATCGAGTAAGGGAACTTATCTGAAAAACATATCACTTTCTACCACTATGGGTCCAGGGATAAAGGTGGATCCCCTGAATGTCAGAAATCTTTTCATATGATTATTAATACTCGGCTGTCAGCGAAGTGGAGAAACTTTGTTTCTGCCAAGAGCTTTCAGTTGGGTATTGATATCTGATAAATAAGTCAGAGACAGCGGGTACAGGATGTTTAAACGATTTGAATCGGCCTGCCGAGACGATTGGTTAGTTCAATGTTTCTTCCTGTATGCATCTCTGATTTTCAAACTAAATCCTTACTTTATAGTGAGGTTTTTTGGAATTCAGAATAAGAAAGGAGGCTAGAAATAGTTGGATCGAAAAACTAAAGAGCTGGTTGTTGCTGATCTTCATGATAAAATTAAAGATGTTAAACTGGCGGTTCTGGTGGATTATAGTGGTTTAAATGTTGAGCAGATTACCTCATTAAGAAATGAGCTGCGTAAATCCGCGACCGAGTTAAGGGTGTCAAAGAATACCCTTCTTGGAATCGCTTCTAAGGGTACCGATTTTAGTATTCTTGAAGAGTATTTCAAGGGGCCGCTCGCCATTGCCATGAGTTATGGAGATGAAATTGCGCCGACAAAAGCACTGGTTAATTTTGCCAAAGGGAAAAATACGCTGGAAATTAAGGCCGGGATGTTGGAGGGCAAGTTTTTAAGTAAGGAAGAGATAGGTGTTCTGGCTGCGCTTCCAAGCAGGGATGTTCTTGTTGGAAAGCTTCTCTCCATACTGGTAGCAACACAAGCTTTGCTGGTTAATGTGCTAAATGGTGTTCCGAGAAGCTTTGTTCAAGTTCTTGATGCTTATCGGGTAAAGAAATAAAACATACAGGAAGGGATTAGAAAAATGGCAGATGAAAAGGTAGAAAAAGAGAAGGTAACAAAAGAGAAAACAACAAAAGAGAAAACAACAAAAGAAGATGTTATAAAATTTATTGAAGATATGACAGTTCTTGAGTTGTCACAACTCGTAAAGGAATTGGAAGAAAAGTTTGGTGTGTCCGCGGCTGCGCCAGTGTCTGTCGCTGCTGTGGCTCCAGGGTCAGAACAGGTAGTCCAGGAAGAAGAGAAGAGTGAATTTGATGTTATACTCTCCGGTTTTGGTGACCAGAAGATCCAGGTTATAAAGGTTGTCAGGGCCTTGACAGGTTTGGGATTGAAAGAAGCTAAAAATTTGGTAGATGGTGTGCCGAAGCCGGTTAAAGAGGCTGTTTCGAAGGATGAGGCTGATAATGTTAAGAAGAAACTGGAAGAGGTAGGAGCCAGCGTGGAGATTAAGTAAGTTAAAGCATTTAGCGTTCAGCAAGCAGCTGTCAGCTATGATGAAAAGCGATTATTCAGTTCAAGAGGAGTTTGAGGGGGAATGTTTCGTATAATCCCTGTTATTGCTAAAAGCTGAAGACTGATAGCTAAATGCTTACAGATGAAGGGGAATTATGGACGGGTTTAGAAAAAATTTTGGTCGTATTAAAAAAATAGTTGATATCCCAAATCTTATTGATATCCAGACAAAGTCATATGAGAAGTTCCTCCAGAGGGATATAATTCCCGACGAGAGGGATAATTCGGGTCTGCAGGGTACCTTTAAGAGTGTTTTCCCCATTTCGGATTTCAGCGGTCAGTGTTCTTTGGAATTTGTAAGTTACAAAATAGGGGATGTCAGATACGATGTGAAAGAGTGCCTTCAGAAGGGCATGACCTATGCGGCTCCTCTGAAGATTGTGGTTAGGCTTGTTGTTTTTGATGTTGACCGGGATAGTGAGCGAAAGACAATCAGGGATATCAAGGAACAGGAGATTTACTTTGGTGAGATACCATTGATGACAGATAATGGCACTTTTATTGTCAATGGTACGGAGCGGGTTATAGTCAGCCAGCTTCACAGATCCCCCGGTATCTTTTTTGATCATGACAAGGGCAAGACACATACAAGCGGAAAACTAATATATTCAGCAAGGATTATTCCAATCAGGGGTTCCTGGCTCGATCTTGAATTTGATTCCAAGGATTTTCTTTATGTTAGGATAGACAGAAGAAGAAAAATGCCCGTGACTATCCTTTTGAAGGCTATGGGAAACTCTACCCAGGATCTGCTTGGCTATTTTCATAATATTGAAAAAGTATTTCTGGAGGATGGCCAGGCTTTTATGGCGGTGGATGAGTTTCTCGTTGATGAGAGAGCCCCGGAAGATATTAAGGATAAAAAGACCGGTGAAGTTGTCGTAAAAAAGGGCAGGAAAATATCGAAAGCGGCTTTGAAAAAACTCGCGGGATTAAATATAGGTCGAATGTCGATAAGTGATGAAGTCCTTGTTGGAAAGATGCTCTCATCGGACGTATTGGATCCTGAAACAGAAGAGGTTTTATTGCACTGCAATAGCGAATTGACTGTGGAAGGGTTGGAATTAGTTCGAGAAAAAGGGGTCAGGGAACTACGGGTTATTAGTCTTGACGAAGATGGAATAAGTTCTGCCATGAGGGATACTTTCCTGATTGATAAGGTTGAGACGGAAGAAGACGCGATAATTGAAATATACAGGAGACTCCGACCAAGCAATCCACCCACTCTGGAAACGGCACGCAGGTTTTTCAATAGTCTCTTTTTCAATCCTGATAGCTATAATCTTTCTAATGTGGGCAGAGCCAAGATGAATTATAAACTTGGCCTGGATGTCCCTACGGATGTAACGGTGTTACGGAATGAGGATATTCTGAAGGCAGTTAAATATCTTATTGATCTCAAGAATGGAGTGGGAGATTGCAGTATTGATGACATTGATCATTTAGGTAACAGAAGGGCCAGATCTGTTGGAGAACTTATCGAAAATCAGTACAGGATAGGCTTGGTCAGAATGGAGCGGGCCATTAAAGAGAAGATGAGTCTTCAGGATGTGGAAACCATGATGCCCCATGATTTAATAAATGCTAAACCTGTTTTGGCCGTTGTTAATGAGTTTTTTGGGAGTAGTCAGTTGTCACAGTTTATGGATCAGACGAATCCGCTTTCAGAAGTTACGCACAAAAGGAGGTTATCCGCCCTTGGCCCAGGGGGACTTACCAGGGAGCGGGCGGGCTTTGAAGTGAGAGATGTGCATTCATCTCACTATGGCCGGATATGTCCTATTGAGACCCCCGAGGGGCCAAATATAGGCCTTATTGTTTCTCTTAGTACCTACGCAAGGGTGAACGAATTCGGTTTTATAGAAACTCCGTACAGGGTGGTAAGAAACGGGAAAGTCTCGAATGATATTGAATACTTGACAGCAATGGAGGAAGAAAAATTTATTATCGCCGAGGCGGATACCCCTCTCGATTCAAGGGGAAGCTTTAAGGATAAGCTTATCTCTTCGAGGAGGGGGGAGGACTTTGTCATGGCCATGCCTGATGAAGTTGAGCTTATGGATGTATCTCCCAATCAACTTGTAAGTGTTGCCGCAGGACTTATCCCCTTCTTGGAACATGATGATGCCAACCGTGCCCTGATGGGTTCCAATATGCAGCGACAGGCGGTTCCGCTTGTAAAACCTGAATATCCTCTTGTGGGTACGGGGATGGAGTCAGTTATTGCGCGGGATTCTGGTGCTGTTATTATAGCTAAAAGGTCTGGCGTTGTGAAGAGCGTTGATGCGTCAAGGATTGTAATTGAATGTGATAATGAGGGGGAAACCCAGTTTGATACAGGAGTTGATATATATAACCTGACCAAGTTTCAGCGTTCAAATCAGGATACATGTTTCAATCATAAGGCTATTGTAAACGTAGGAGATAGAGCAGACAGAGGAGCGGTGATAGCCGATGGGCCTGCAACCAATAATGGAGAACTGGCACTGGGGAGAAACGTCATGGTCGCCTTTATGTCCTGGGGAGGATATAATTATGAAGACTCTATCTTGATCAGTGAAAGAGTGGTGAAAGAGGACATTTATACGTCTATACATATTGAAGAATTTGACACGGTCGCCAGGGACACTAAATTGGGCAAGGAGGAAATCACCAGAGATATTCCCAATGTAGGGGAGGAAACCCTGCGGAATCTGGATGAAAGCGGGATGGTTCGTATAGGAGTATCGGTGAAACCAGGAGATGTTCTGGTCGGTAAGATTACCCCAAAAGGGGAAACACAACTGTCTCCGGAGGAAAAACTGCTTCGGGCCATATTCGGCGAGAAGGCCGGCGATGTCAGGGACACATCTCTGCGTGTTCCCCCTGGAGTTGAGGGTATAGTTATAGATGCAAAGACATTTACCCGTAAGGGGACGGAGAAAGATCGCAGATCGCAAATTATAGAAGACGAAGAGATAGGACGTTTACTCAAGGACAGAGATGATGAAATCAGGATTATTGCCGATAATGTTAAGCGGGAGATTTCAAGCTTACTCATCGGAAAGACTTCTGCAACGAAGCTGGTTGATCCTAAAAAGAAAAAGAGATTTTTAAAAAAGGGAGAAGAGATTACCGGAGAAGTCCTGGAGATTATACCATTTAGTCTCTGGAAGGAAATATCGCTGTTAGAAGAAGATGTGTTGAATGAGAAGATAGAAAGTATCTTTGTGAATTTTTCTAAAAAAATAGAGTTGGTGGAGGCTTTTTTTGAGGGAAAGATAGATAAATTCAAAACTGGAGATGAACTTTCCCCGGGAGTAATCAAGATGGTTAAGGTTTATGTGGCCATAAAAAGGAAGCTTTCTGTTGGTGATAAGATGGCGGGAAGACATGGTAATAAGGGAGTGCTATCCAGGATACTTCCAGAGGAAGACATGCCTTTTTTTGAGGACGGTACTCCTGTTGATATAGTCTTGAATCCCTTGGGAGTGCCCTCACGTATGAATGTGGGGCAGATCCTCGAGACTCATCTCGGATGGGCTGCAAAAGAATTGGGAGACAAGATAAATTCTTTGCTAAATATAAAATACAGCATGGATAACCTGAAGAAAGAAGTTAAAGAGATATACGCCTCTCCTCAATTTGACGCTTTTATAGATGGGGCGACTGATGAGGAAATCAAGAGATTTGTCGACAGACTTAAGAATGGCATTCCTATGGCGACACCTGTTTTTGATGGTGCCTGTGAGGATGATATAAAGAATATGCTTAAATTGGCTGATCTTCCGGAAAGTGGCCAGACGATGCTCTTTGATGGCAGGACTGGAGAGCCTTTTGACCAGGAGGTTACAGTAGGAATGATTTATATGCTGAAGCTTCACCATCTCGTTGACAGTAAGATTCATGCCAGGTCAATTGGGCCTTATTCTCTTGTTACTCAGCAGCCTCTCGGGGGTAAAGCGCAGTTTGGCGGCCAGAGGTTGGGTGAGATGGAGGTCTGGGCGATGGAGGCCTATGGTGCTGCGTATGCGTTGCAGGAGTTTCTTACCGTTAAATCGGATGATGTAGCTGGCAGAACAAGAGTATATGAATCCATTGTTAAAGGGGAACATAAATTTGAAGCGGGGATTCCTGAATCCTTTAATGTTCTCGTCAAGGAATTGCAGGGTCTTTGTCTCGATGTGGAGTTAATTGAGGAAGAGAAGAATTAGATTCCATTAAGACCATTAAATGTGGCCTGCCGGTCATAGTTAAAAAGTAAAATGAACAGATTCAGGATTGAATCTAATTAGGAGACATGTTCAGTGGAAGATATATTCAGTTTTTTTGAAAAGCCGAAGGATCCTGTGAGGTTTAATGCAATAAAAATGTCCATTGCCTCGCCGGAGAGGATTCTTTCGTGGTCTCAGGGTGAAGTCAAGAAACCTGAGACAATAAACTACAGGACATTCAAGCCGGAAAAGGATGGACTTTTTTGCGCGAAGATATTCGGTCCGGTTAAGGATTACGAATGCCTCTGTGGCAGATATAAAAGGATGAAACACAGAGGGGTTGTCTGTGAAAAGTGCGGTGTTGAGGTTATCCAATCAAAGGT is a window from the Syntrophales bacterium genome containing:
- the rpoB gene encoding DNA-directed RNA polymerase subunit beta, with the protein product MDGFRKNFGRIKKIVDIPNLIDIQTKSYEKFLQRDIIPDERDNSGLQGTFKSVFPISDFSGQCSLEFVSYKIGDVRYDVKECLQKGMTYAAPLKIVVRLVVFDVDRDSERKTIRDIKEQEIYFGEIPLMTDNGTFIVNGTERVIVSQLHRSPGIFFDHDKGKTHTSGKLIYSARIIPIRGSWLDLEFDSKDFLYVRIDRRRKMPVTILLKAMGNSTQDLLGYFHNIEKVFLEDGQAFMAVDEFLVDERAPEDIKDKKTGEVVVKKGRKISKAALKKLAGLNIGRMSISDEVLVGKMLSSDVLDPETEEVLLHCNSELTVEGLELVREKGVRELRVISLDEDGISSAMRDTFLIDKVETEEDAIIEIYRRLRPSNPPTLETARRFFNSLFFNPDSYNLSNVGRAKMNYKLGLDVPTDVTVLRNEDILKAVKYLIDLKNGVGDCSIDDIDHLGNRRARSVGELIENQYRIGLVRMERAIKEKMSLQDVETMMPHDLINAKPVLAVVNEFFGSSQLSQFMDQTNPLSEVTHKRRLSALGPGGLTRERAGFEVRDVHSSHYGRICPIETPEGPNIGLIVSLSTYARVNEFGFIETPYRVVRNGKVSNDIEYLTAMEEEKFIIAEADTPLDSRGSFKDKLISSRRGEDFVMAMPDEVELMDVSPNQLVSVAAGLIPFLEHDDANRALMGSNMQRQAVPLVKPEYPLVGTGMESVIARDSGAVIIAKRSGVVKSVDASRIVIECDNEGETQFDTGVDIYNLTKFQRSNQDTCFNHKAIVNVGDRADRGAVIADGPATNNGELALGRNVMVAFMSWGGYNYEDSILISERVVKEDIYTSIHIEEFDTVARDTKLGKEEITRDIPNVGEETLRNLDESGMVRIGVSVKPGDVLVGKITPKGETQLSPEEKLLRAIFGEKAGDVRDTSLRVPPGVEGIVIDAKTFTRKGTEKDRRSQIIEDEEIGRLLKDRDDEIRIIADNVKREISSLLIGKTSATKLVDPKKKKRFLKKGEEITGEVLEIIPFSLWKEISLLEEDVLNEKIESIFVNFSKKIELVEAFFEGKIDKFKTGDELSPGVIKMVKVYVAIKRKLSVGDKMAGRHGNKGVLSRILPEEDMPFFEDGTPVDIVLNPLGVPSRMNVGQILETHLGWAAKELGDKINSLLNIKYSMDNLKKEVKEIYASPQFDAFIDGATDEEIKRFVDRLKNGIPMATPVFDGACEDDIKNMLKLADLPESGQTMLFDGRTGEPFDQEVTVGMIYMLKLHHLVDSKIHARSIGPYSLVTQQPLGGKAQFGGQRLGEMEVWAMEAYGAAYALQEFLTVKSDDVAGRTRVYESIVKGEHKFEAGIPESFNVLVKELQGLCLDVELIEEEKN